A single window of Leptolyngbya ohadii IS1 DNA harbors:
- a CDS encoding SirB1 family protein — MDFPLARQRFYQEIRQPDEAIDLAKAALYLAQEEYPDLDAEEYLNALDTMAAEIKERLPEEAYPLRIIKTINQYLYEDLGYYGNKDSYYEPENSYLNQVIDRRTGIPITLSLVYLEVAKRLDFPMVGVGMPGHFLIRPVIDEMQIFVDPFSQGEVLFAEDCQQRLSEIYGRPIEMRPEFLQPVTAHYFLVRMLNNLKVIYLNQSDIPRSLATIERILLLFPDSPIDQRDRGLLYYQTGRWTEASQDLEDYLLQVPDAQDSTVVRELLRRMGREV, encoded by the coding sequence ATGGATTTTCCCCTGGCGCGACAGCGATTCTACCAGGAGATCCGTCAGCCCGATGAGGCGATCGATCTGGCAAAAGCAGCCCTCTATCTGGCGCAGGAAGAATACCCGGATCTCGACGCGGAGGAATACCTGAACGCGCTGGACACGATGGCAGCGGAGATCAAAGAGCGCCTGCCAGAAGAGGCATATCCGCTTCGCATCATTAAAACGATTAACCAGTACCTCTACGAAGACCTGGGATATTACGGCAACAAGGACAGCTACTACGAGCCGGAAAACAGCTACCTGAATCAGGTGATCGATCGCCGCACAGGAATTCCGATCACCCTATCGCTGGTCTATCTGGAAGTAGCAAAACGGCTGGACTTTCCGATGGTGGGTGTGGGGATGCCGGGACATTTTTTGATTCGTCCCGTAATCGATGAGATGCAGATCTTTGTCGATCCGTTCAGCCAGGGCGAAGTCCTGTTTGCCGAAGACTGTCAGCAGCGACTCAGCGAGATCTACGGCAGACCGATCGAAATGCGCCCGGAATTTCTCCAGCCCGTCACCGCCCACTATTTCCTGGTGCGGATGCTGAACAACCTTAAGGTCATTTATCTCAATCAGAGCGACATTCCCCGATCGCTGGCAACCATTGAGCGCATCCTCCTCCTCTTCCCCGACTCACCGATCGACCAACGCGATCGCGGTTTGCTCTACTACCAGACCGGACGCTGGACAGAAGCCAGTCAGGACTTAGAAGATTATCTGCTGCAAGTCCCCGATGCCCAGGATTCAACCGTGGTTCGGGAACTGCTGCGGCGGATGGGGCGGGAAGTTTAG
- a CDS encoding HAD family hydrolase, with amino-acid sequence MLKALLFDLDGTIADTDPVHYQNWQAILLPFGITIDRPTYRTQFSGRRNQEIVPEILPQLSIAEGDELGQRKEAMFRQQAAAVLQPMPGLLDILKWGEQNQLKRAIVTNAPVENVEFMLNVLHLDDEFPLVILGDELPRGKPDPMPYLAALDQLEVTAAETIAFEDSPSGIRSAVAAGIPTVGIASTQAPQKLYDLGAFLVIDDFTAPDLLSVLQKAIETPNPISIS; translated from the coding sequence ATGCTGAAGGCTTTGCTGTTTGACCTGGACGGAACGATCGCGGATACCGATCCGGTTCACTATCAGAACTGGCAGGCAATCCTGCTGCCCTTTGGCATTACGATCGATCGCCCCACCTATCGCACCCAGTTTAGCGGCAGACGCAATCAGGAAATCGTGCCGGAGATTTTGCCGCAGCTCTCGATCGCCGAAGGAGACGAACTGGGTCAGCGCAAGGAAGCGATGTTTCGCCAGCAGGCAGCCGCCGTTCTGCAACCCATGCCCGGACTCCTGGACATTCTTAAATGGGGGGAACAGAATCAGCTCAAGCGAGCGATCGTCACCAATGCCCCCGTGGAAAACGTGGAATTTATGCTGAACGTCCTGCATCTGGACGACGAATTTCCTCTAGTTATCCTGGGTGACGAACTCCCACGCGGCAAACCCGACCCCATGCCCTATTTAGCCGCCCTCGATCAGCTCGAAGTCACTGCCGCTGAAACGATCGCCTTTGAGGATTCCCCCTCTGGCATCCGTTCTGCCGTCGCCGCAGGCATTCCCACCGTCGGTATCGCCTCTACCCAAGCTCCCCAAAAGCTCTACGATCTGGGCGCGTTCCTGGTGATCGACGACTTCACCGCCCCCGATCTACTGTCTGTTTTGCAAAAGGCGATCGAAACCCCAAACCCAATTTCCATTTCCTAA
- a CDS encoding flavin reductase family protein → MRCLWRKSNAVNYIDVARSESGTLLDEQAKKTMLRKIPHGLYICGVKDGEEVNGFTASWVMQGSFQPPLVINCVKQDSKSHAMIQSSQVFALSILEAGQKELAQKFFKPQRRVGNKFEDVEFYLGETGCPIISDTLGYVECRVVGSVEQGDHTVFVGEVIAAGVHREGDPLLLESTGWQYGG, encoded by the coding sequence GTGCGGTGTCTGTGGCGCAAGTCTAATGCAGTAAACTATATCGATGTAGCGCGATCGGAGAGTGGAACCTTGCTAGACGAACAGGCAAAGAAAACAATGCTGCGGAAAATTCCCCACGGACTCTACATCTGCGGAGTCAAGGACGGGGAAGAGGTCAACGGCTTTACCGCAAGCTGGGTGATGCAGGGTTCGTTTCAGCCGCCGCTGGTGATCAACTGCGTCAAGCAGGACTCCAAATCCCACGCCATGATTCAGTCCAGCCAGGTCTTTGCGCTAAGTATTCTGGAAGCCGGACAGAAGGAACTGGCGCAGAAGTTTTTTAAGCCGCAGCGACGGGTCGGCAACAAGTTTGAGGACGTGGAATTCTACCTGGGCGAAACGGGCTGCCCCATCATTTCCGATACGCTGGGCTATGTGGAATGCCGTGTTGTGGGTTCCGTTGAGCAGGGCGATCACACCGTTTTTGTCGGTGAAGTGATTGCGGCGGGGGTACATCGCGAGGGTGATCCGCTCCTCCTGGAAAGCACAGGCTGGCAGTACGGTGGCTAG
- a CDS encoding phenylpyruvate tautomerase MIF-related protein — protein MPLIKVQTSVASPDRPEVEAMLKQLSSSLAKHLGKPESYVMTAFEPDVAMTFAGTTDPVCYIEIKSVGTMSPMQTKSMSQEFCTQVQESLGVPTNRTYIEFADAKGAMWGWNGSTF, from the coding sequence ATGCCATTAATTAAAGTTCAAACCTCCGTTGCCTCCCCCGATCGCCCGGAGGTGGAAGCGATGCTCAAGCAGTTGTCCTCCAGTCTGGCAAAGCATCTGGGCAAGCCGGAATCCTATGTGATGACTGCCTTTGAACCCGATGTTGCCATGACCTTTGCAGGCACCACCGATCCGGTTTGCTACATCGAAATCAAGAGCGTGGGCACGATGAGTCCAATGCAGACTAAATCGATGAGCCAGGAATTTTGTACCCAGGTTCAGGAGAGTCTCGGTGTTCCCACCAACCGCACCTACATCGAATTTGCCGATGCAAAAGGGGCAATGTGGGGCTGGAATGGCTCGACGTTCTGA
- the gshA gene encoding glutamate--cysteine ligase, with protein MLSKGFEVEMYTGTPDGEIVGLSDRIVADLHGFVREPDSRNVEYTTAPLYRYERLLCELVRPRRELRAYLSKLGNYTLIPGSTLALSGGDRFYRSDPGNPYHTYIEQTYGTSVVTASIHINVGISDPDVLMRACRLVRVEAPLYLSLSAASPFLDGKVTGFHSTRWGLFPKTPAEVPLFESHRHYIDWTEEQLQLGTMQNVRHLWSSVRPNGDRRPYSLNRLELRICDLMTDPIALLALTALLEARLLQIIQNPELDPLESSLLPASDRAETLVALTDANETAAAKLSLDAELHHWRDGRKILARDWIEELYQEVWGTAKQDGFSCFLLPLKKILREGNEAQRWLKQIEQGDDPQTVMRRAIDRVAVEELALADEICQPLVA; from the coding sequence ATGCTGTCAAAAGGCTTTGAAGTGGAAATGTACACGGGTACGCCGGACGGAGAGATCGTCGGGTTGTCCGATCGGATTGTTGCCGATTTGCATGGGTTTGTCCGGGAGCCGGATAGCCGCAACGTTGAATATACGACGGCTCCGCTCTATCGCTACGAACGGCTGCTGTGCGAGCTAGTGCGTCCGCGTCGAGAACTTCGCGCCTATTTGAGCAAGCTGGGCAACTATACGCTGATCCCCGGCAGTACGCTAGCTTTGAGCGGGGGCGATCGCTTCTACCGCTCCGATCCCGGCAATCCCTACCACACCTATATTGAGCAGACCTACGGCACGTCCGTCGTGACGGCGAGTATTCATATCAACGTCGGTATTAGCGATCCCGATGTGCTGATGCGTGCCTGTCGGCTGGTGCGCGTGGAGGCTCCCCTGTACCTTTCCCTCAGTGCGGCTTCCCCTTTCCTGGATGGCAAAGTGACGGGCTTCCATTCCACCCGCTGGGGACTGTTCCCCAAGACTCCGGCAGAAGTGCCCCTGTTTGAAAGCCATCGCCACTATATCGACTGGACAGAGGAACAGCTTCAGCTCGGCACGATGCAAAACGTGCGTCACCTCTGGTCTTCCGTGCGTCCAAACGGCGATCGTCGTCCCTATAGCCTGAACCGTCTGGAGCTAAGAATTTGCGATCTGATGACTGACCCAATCGCCCTGTTAGCCCTAACTGCGCTGCTAGAGGCTCGTCTGCTTCAGATCATTCAAAACCCCGAACTCGATCCGCTGGAGTCCAGTCTGCTGCCAGCAAGCGATCGGGCTGAAACCCTGGTTGCCCTCACCGATGCCAACGAAACTGCTGCCGCCAAGCTTAGCCTCGACGCGGAACTGCACCACTGGCGCGACGGGCGCAAAATCCTGGCGCGGGACTGGATTGAGGAGCTGTATCAGGAAGTCTGGGGAACAGCAAAACAAGACGGCTTTAGCTGCTTCCTGCTGCCTCTGAAGAAAATCCTGCGGGAAGGCAACGAGGCACAGCGCTGGCTGAAGCAAATTGAACAGGGAGACGATCCGCAAACGGTAATGAGACGGGCGATCGATCGAGTGGCGGTTGAAGAATTGGCTTTGGCAGACGAAATTTGTCAGCCGCTAGTCGCCTGA